The Mycolicibacterium hassiacum DSM 44199 genome includes a window with the following:
- the eccCa gene encoding type VII secretion protein EccCa, with protein sequence MTTRKFTPIVKRGPRLTPGEINVAPPEDLGVEIPPSGIQKALPWVMGGGMLGMIAIMIFTGIRQLSPYMLMMPLMMIMATVGFMAGGGPGGKRVPEINADRKEYLRYLSGLRTRVTSSAAAQVTFFNYHAPHPEDLVSLVGTHRQWSRPVNADFYGAVRIGLGSEPAVDRLLKPSVGTDLVGPQAAPQPHLEPVSHLWVMKFLRTHGLVHDCPKLVQLRTFPTVAIAGDEAGAAGLLRALICHLAVFHPPDLMQLRVLTDDPEDPEWSWLKWLPHVQHPTDTDAAGPTRMIFTRPDGLSDLTARGPHSPDAMPNGPYVVVVDLTGGRANFPVDGRAGVTVITLGKARSAYRIRVNADGTADDKTGNSPWRLLVSKVDSLTPPQAARVARRLAGWSITGTIIDKSVRVQKKVATEWHQLVGAQSVEEVTPARWRMFADADRDRLRIPFGHELKTGEIMYLDIKEGAEFGAGPHGMLIGTTGSGKSEFLRTLILSLAATHHPDQVNLLLTDFKGGSTFLGMEKLPHTAAVVTNMEEEAELVSRMGEVLSGELDRRQSILRQAGMKVGAAGALSGVAEYEKYRERGADLPPLPTLFVVVDEFAELLQNHPDFINLFDRICRVGRSLRVHLLLATQSLNTGGVRIDKLEPNLTYRIALRTTSSAESKAVIGTPEAQYISNKESGVGFLRVGMEDPVKFQACYTGIPYVPKKQEEQNGEVRPRAQTERRLRIHKFTAAPIPDTAGV encoded by the coding sequence ATGACCACCAGGAAGTTCACCCCGATCGTCAAACGTGGACCGCGGCTGACTCCGGGCGAGATCAACGTCGCCCCGCCCGAGGACCTCGGGGTCGAGATCCCGCCGTCGGGCATCCAGAAGGCGCTGCCGTGGGTGATGGGCGGCGGCATGCTCGGGATGATCGCGATCATGATCTTCACCGGCATCCGGCAGCTGTCGCCGTACATGCTGATGATGCCGCTGATGATGATCATGGCCACCGTCGGGTTCATGGCCGGCGGCGGCCCCGGCGGCAAGCGGGTGCCCGAGATCAACGCCGACCGCAAGGAGTACCTGCGGTATCTGTCCGGGCTGCGCACCCGGGTGACGTCGTCGGCGGCCGCGCAGGTGACGTTCTTCAACTACCACGCTCCGCATCCGGAGGATCTGGTGTCGCTGGTGGGCACCCACCGGCAGTGGTCGCGCCCGGTCAACGCCGACTTCTACGGCGCGGTGCGCATCGGCCTGGGCAGCGAGCCGGCGGTGGACCGGCTGCTCAAACCGTCGGTGGGCACCGATCTGGTCGGCCCGCAGGCCGCCCCGCAGCCGCACCTGGAGCCGGTCAGCCACTTGTGGGTGATGAAGTTTCTGCGCACCCACGGTCTGGTGCACGACTGCCCGAAACTGGTTCAGCTGCGGACGTTTCCGACGGTGGCGATTGCCGGCGACGAGGCCGGGGCGGCCGGGCTGCTGCGCGCGCTGATCTGTCATCTGGCGGTGTTCCATCCGCCGGACCTGATGCAACTGCGGGTGCTCACCGACGATCCGGAGGACCCGGAGTGGTCCTGGCTGAAGTGGCTGCCGCATGTGCAGCACCCGACCGACACCGACGCGGCCGGTCCGACCCGGATGATCTTCACCCGCCCCGACGGGTTGAGCGATCTGACCGCGCGCGGCCCGCACAGCCCCGACGCGATGCCGAACGGGCCGTACGTGGTCGTGGTCGACCTGACCGGCGGGCGCGCCAACTTCCCGGTCGACGGGCGCGCCGGGGTCACCGTGATCACGCTCGGTAAGGCGCGCTCGGCGTACCGGATCCGGGTGAACGCCGACGGCACCGCCGACGACAAGACCGGCAACTCGCCGTGGCGGCTGCTGGTGTCCAAGGTCGACTCGCTGACGCCCCCGCAGGCCGCCCGGGTGGCGCGCCGGCTGGCGGGCTGGTCGATCACCGGCACCATCATCGACAAGAGCGTGCGGGTGCAGAAGAAGGTGGCCACCGAGTGGCACCAGCTGGTCGGTGCGCAGTCGGTGGAGGAGGTCACCCCGGCCCGGTGGCGGATGTTCGCCGACGCCGACCGGGACCGGCTGCGGATCCCGTTCGGTCATGAGCTCAAGACCGGCGAGATCATGTACCTCGACATCAAGGAGGGTGCGGAGTTCGGCGCCGGCCCGCACGGGATGCTCATCGGCACCACCGGTTCGGGCAAATCGGAGTTCCTGCGCACGCTGATTCTGTCGCTGGCGGCCACCCACCACCCCGACCAGGTCAACCTGCTGCTCACCGACTTCAAGGGCGGTTCGACGTTCCTCGGCATGGAGAAGCTGCCGCACACCGCGGCGGTGGTCACCAACATGGAGGAGGAGGCCGAGCTGGTCAGCCGGATGGGCGAGGTGCTGTCCGGCGAGCTCGACCGGCGCCAGTCGATCCTGCGCCAGGCCGGTATGAAGGTCGGCGCCGCCGGTGCGCTGTCCGGTGTGGCCGAGTACGAGAAGTACCGCGAGCGGGGCGCGGATCTGCCGCCGCTGCCAACGCTTTTCGTGGTGGTCGACGAGTTCGCCGAGCTGCTGCAGAACCATCCGGACTTCATCAACCTGTTCGACCGGATCTGCCGCGTGGGTCGGTCGCTGCGGGTGCACCTGCTGCTGGCCACCCAGTCGCTCAACACCGGCGGGGTGCGCATCGACAAGCTGGAACCGAACCTCACCTACCGCATCGCGCTGCGCACCACGAGCTCGGCCGAGTCCAAGGCGGTGATCGGAACGCCTGAGGCGCAGTACATCTCGAACAAAGAAAGCGGCGTGGGCTTCCTGCGCGTCGGCATGGAGGACCCGGTGAAGTTCCAGGCCTGCTACACCGGTATCCCCTACGTGCCGAAGAAACAGGAGGAGCAGAACGGCGAGGTCCGGCCGCGTGCTCAGACCGAACGGCGGCTGCGGATCCACAAATTCACCGCGGCCCCGATTCCGGACACAGCGGGGGTGTGA
- the eccB gene encoding type VII secretion protein EccB produces MASFRLTTKVQVSGWRFLLRRVEHAIVRRDTRMFDDPLQFYSRAVFAGIIISVLICLGAALLAYFKPLGKRGSDTLLVDRSTNQLYVVLPTNGELRPVYNLTSARLVLGNPNNPVAVKSEELSWLSKGQPIGIPGAPYATPVGGVSTTWTLCDTVTKPDSVAPEVETSVIIRPLQLDASVGPMRPDQAALVAYRGDNWLITDKGRHAIDLSNRALTSAVGIPVTAKATPISEGLFNALPNAGPWRLPDIPRFGEPNTVGLPANLVIGSVFKTATEHGEQHFVVLPDGVARINDTTAAALRATNSFGLISPPTVEASTVARIPEHVFVSPLPDKPLTMVSRADDPALCWSWQREPGDQSPKTTVIVGRHLPIPASVMNTGIRQIGGDAIVYIDGGKYIRLQSPDPRYGESLYYIDPQGVRYGLPDEDTGGMLGLHGPQTAPWPVVKLLVDGPVLSRGAALIEHDTLPADPSPRKAPGAENLNSPAGGGG; encoded by the coding sequence ATGGCCAGTTTCCGGCTCACCACCAAGGTGCAGGTCAGCGGTTGGCGCTTCCTGCTCCGCCGGGTGGAGCATGCGATCGTCCGCCGGGACACCCGCATGTTCGACGACCCGCTGCAGTTCTACAGCCGGGCCGTCTTCGCCGGAATCATCATCTCGGTGCTGATCTGCCTGGGTGCGGCGCTGCTGGCGTACTTCAAACCGCTGGGCAAGCGGGGCAGCGACACCCTGCTGGTGGACCGCAGCACCAACCAGCTCTACGTGGTGCTGCCCACCAACGGGGAGCTGCGCCCGGTGTACAACCTGACCTCGGCGCGGCTGGTGCTGGGCAACCCCAACAATCCGGTGGCGGTGAAATCCGAAGAGCTGAGCTGGTTGTCGAAGGGCCAGCCGATCGGCATCCCGGGCGCGCCGTACGCCACGCCGGTCGGCGGGGTGTCGACGACCTGGACGCTGTGCGACACCGTCACCAAGCCCGACAGCGTGGCTCCCGAGGTGGAGACGTCGGTGATCATCCGGCCGCTGCAGCTCGACGCCTCGGTCGGGCCGATGCGCCCGGACCAGGCCGCGCTGGTGGCCTATCGGGGCGACAACTGGCTGATCACCGACAAGGGCCGCCACGCCATCGACCTGTCGAACCGGGCGCTGACGTCGGCGGTGGGCATCCCGGTCACCGCGAAGGCCACCCCGATCTCGGAGGGCCTGTTCAACGCGCTGCCCAACGCGGGGCCGTGGCGGCTGCCCGACATTCCGCGCTTCGGTGAGCCCAACACCGTCGGGCTGCCGGCGAACCTGGTGATCGGGTCGGTGTTCAAGACGGCCACCGAGCACGGCGAGCAGCATTTCGTGGTGCTGCCCGACGGGGTGGCGCGGATCAACGACACCACCGCGGCGGCGCTGCGGGCGACCAACTCGTTCGGGTTGATCAGCCCGCCCACGGTGGAGGCCAGCACGGTGGCGCGCATCCCCGAGCACGTGTTCGTCTCGCCGCTGCCGGACAAGCCGCTGACCATGGTCAGCCGGGCCGACGACCCGGCGCTGTGCTGGTCGTGGCAACGTGAGCCCGGCGACCAGTCGCCGAAGACCACGGTGATCGTCGGGCGGCACCTGCCGATCCCGGCGTCGGTGATGAACACCGGGATCCGCCAGATCGGCGGCGACGCCATCGTCTACATCGACGGCGGCAAGTACATCCGGTTGCAGTCGCCGGATCCGCGCTACGGCGAGAGCCTGTACTACATCGACCCGCAGGGGGTGCGGTACGGGTTGCCCGACGAGGACACCGGCGGCATGCTCGGCCTGCACGGCCCGCAGACCGCGCCGTGGCCGGTGGTCAAGCTGCTGGTCGACGGACCGGTGTTGTCGCGGGGTGCGGCGCTGATCGAGCACGACACGCTGCCGGCCGATCCCAGCCCGCGCAAGGCCCCGGGCGCCGAGAACCTGAACTCACCCGCGGGAGGCGGCGGATGA